Genomic DNA from Candidatus Nitronereus thalassa:
AAGGGCAGCCCATTTTTCCCATCGACAGTGAGCACAGCGCGATTTTCCAATCCTTGGTAGGTCATCGCCGGGAAGATGTGCGGCGTATCATTCTGACAGCTTCGGGGGGCCCTTTTTGGGACTTCACCTACGAACAGATGAAGGACGCCACTCTGGAAAAGGCCCTCAAGCATCCCAACTGGGATATGGGTGCTAAAATCACCATTGATTCAGCCACACTCATGAATAAAGGGCTCGAAGTCATCGAAGCGCGTTGGCTTTTCGATTGCCCTCCTTCTCAACTTGATATTGTCGTGCACCGAGAAAGTATTATCCATTCTTTGGTAGAATATTGTGATGGGTCCGTGATGGCCCAACTTGGATTACCAGACATGCGCACTCCCATTTCCTATGCCATGAATTTTCCAGAAAGAGTGCTGTTAGATCCTCCGCCCTTAAACCTTTGGAACTATGGGAAATTGACGTTTTATCAACCAGACACGAAACGCTTTCCCTGCCTCCGTTTGGCGTACGAAGCCCTTGAAGGTGGAGGCACGCTACCAGCGGTTTTAAATGCGGCCAATGAGATCGCCGTCGATGCTTTTCTGAACAATGGCATCACGTTTATCGACATTGCCCATGTGATTGAAAAAACCTTGGATGCAGCAAACCCTCAGACCTTGACTTCTCTGGACGACGCCCTTGAAGCAGACCGATGGGCGCGAGAGAAGGCGGAATCGTGCATCCACAGCCTGGCTTCATGAAAGTCCTCGACTAACCGGATTTCCCTGTAACGCTATGTCCCCTGATTTTATCTACGTCATTGCACAAAAACTGTGGTGGTTTTTGGTCGTCCTCGGCGTCCTTGTAACCTTTCACGAATATGGACACTTCATTGTCGCCCGATGGGCCGGCGTCAAGGTGTTAAAGTTTTCACTGGGTTTTGGCCCAAAGTTACTAAGTCGTCAGATTGGTGATACAGAATATTTGGTTTCGCTCATTCCACTTGGCGGATACGTCAAAATGTTTGGAGAAGACCTTGGCGAATCCATCTCAGCTGAAGAGCAAGCACAATCGTTTGTCCACAAGCCATTATGGAAGCGTTCGCTCATTGTCGCAGCAGGGCCAGGATTTAATTTTTTGTTGAGCTATCTAATTTTTTGCGTCTGGTTGGCAACCGGGGCTCCCCTTCCCATCCCAACCTTCGAAGAGCTTTCTCCCACCATTGAGGCGATACGTGCCGAATCCCCGGCCAGTGTGGCCGGGCTCCAGGTCGGCGATAAAGTCACACTGATCAACGAGCAAGAAATCTCCACCAAACATGATGTTTTGGGTCTAATAGCTGACAGTCATGGACGTCCTCTCACAATGGAAGTGCTACGAAGTGGGCAACACAAAACATTTGTGGTCACACCCGAACCCCTAGACCCCAACCCTACGGATGAACCCATTTATGTGATCGGCATAGAAGAAGCCGAACCCGTGGTCACTTCGGTAATGCCAGATATGCCTGCCATGGTGGGGGGGTTATTAGAAAATGACCGCATCATCAAGATTGACGAGACTCCCATCCATACCTGGTCCCAAATGACCCAAATCGTTCGAGGAAGCCCAAATTTACCCTTGCTTTTTACTGTGGACCGAGATGGTGCCATTGTAACGGTCACGATTACTCCAGAGGCCCAACAGACCACCGAGGATGATCTGCCGGTGGAAGTTGGAAAAATTGGCATCACCGGACCAGGACGTTCTGTCGTTCGTGCGGAATCTCCCCTCACCGCTTTGTTCCAGGGGATTCGGGCCACATGGGGTTGGTCGGAACTCACAGTGGTGGGCATTTATAAAATGTTCACGGGAGAAATTTCTTCCAAACATTTGGGTGGCCCCATCATGATTGCGAGCGCCTCGGGAACGGCTGCGGAACACGGCATTGCCGATGTGGCGTTTCTGGTCGCGATCTTGAGCATTAATCTCGGGATCCTCAACCTTCTCCCAATTCCAATCTTGGATGGTGGTCACCTCTTTTTCTTTGCCTGCGAAGCCATTTTACGTCGCCCGCTGGGAGAACGTCAGCGTGAGTTTGCTCAGCAAGTGGGATTGGTGTTGCTGTTTAGCATTATGATTTTTGCCTTTTTCAATGATATCCAACGACTTCTTCAATAATCCCCTTCTATCTTTTCCCTGCTTGACAACAGCCCTCTCTTCTCACGATAACAGAAAAACTCACGACGCTGAGCACCATCTTTATTATCCACTTTCATTGACATAAGGTCCTCCTCATTATGCGCACCTCACAAGTCCTCATTCCGACACTTCGCGAAGACCCTGGTGAGGCCGAAGTTGTCAGCCATCGACTCATGCTCAGAGCAGGGATGATTCGAAAAGTCGCCGCAGGGATTTACACTTATTTACCCTTGGGGCTTCGTGTCCTTAAAAAAATTGAAAATATTATTCGGGAAGAAATGAACCGTGCCGGGGCTCAAGAAATTCTCATGCCAATTCTCTCTCCCGCAGAACTTTGGCGCGAAACCGGCCGATGGGAATTTTATGGAAAAGAATTGCTCCGCTGTCAGGATCGCCATGAACGAGACTTTTGTTTTGGCCCCACGCACGAAGAAGTCATCACCGACCTCTTTAGGCGAGAGGTCAACTCATATCGACAGTTGCCAATGAACTGCTACCAAATCCAAACCAAATTCCGTGACGAAATTCGTCCACGGTTTGGCCTCATGCGCGGACGGGAATTCATCATGAAAGATGCTTACAGCTTTGACCGCGATGAGGAGAGCGCCCGCGTGAGCTATCAAAAAATGTATGAGGCTTACGAACGAATTTTCACTCGATGCGGGCTTAACTTTCGCCCAGTCGAAGCAGACAATGGAATGATTGGCGGTACCATGTCGCATGAATTTATGGTTCTCGCAGAAACTGGTGAAGAAACAATTTTGTATGAGGAAGAGGGCACCTACGCTGCCAATGTGGAACGCGCGGAAGTCCTCCCGCCGGCCAGCCCTTCAACGGAGAACCCGTTACCACTCGAAACCAAACACACTCCTGAGATGAAAACCGTTTTGGATGTCTGCCAGTTTTTACAAGTGACTCCTGCCAAATTAGTCAAAACTCTTCTTTATCAGACGAGGGAAGGGGAGATCGTCGCCGTGTTGGTGCGAGGTGATCACGAAGGCAATGATATTAAAATCTCTCGTTTGTTGAACACGGCAGCGGTGACACTTGCCGATGCTGAAACCGTGACCAAAGCCACTTCCGCCCCCGTAGGATTTGCTGGTCCGGTAGGACTGAAGGGTGTAAAGATTGTGGCGGATCATGCCATTCGGGCAATGAAAAATTTTATCGTCGGTGGAAATGCACAAGATACTCACCTCCTGAATGCCAATTGGGATCGTGATTTTACCGTGGATACTTTCGCCGATCTACGACAGGCCCAAGCTGGCGACCCTTCCCCTCGAAGTCAGGCTCCTTTAGTGGCTGCAAAAGGCATTGAGGTTGGACATGTGTTCCTCCTCGGCACCAAATATAGCCAAGCCATGGACGCGACATTTCTGGACGACCAAGGAAAAGACACTCTAGCCATTATGGGATGCTATGGCATTGGCGTCAGTCGAACCGCAGCGGCCTCTATTGAACAAGGCCACGACGCCAAAGGGATGATCTGGCCCGTTCAAATTGCTCCGTTTCACGTACATTTACTTCCTGTTACTAATTCAGAAATGGTGCAGGAAACTACCAAATCTCTGTATCACTCCTTTACCGATGCCGGAATTGAGGTGTTATGGGATGATCGGGACGAACGGGCAGGAGTTAAATTTAATGATGCCGACTTGATCGGGGCTCCCTATCACGTCACTATTGGTGATAAGGGGTTAAAAAATGGTACGATTGAGATCAAACATCGGCGAACAGGAGAAGTCGTAAAAATCGAACCGTCCAGGGTTCTGGCCTACATGAATGAACAACTTGCCCAGTTTCAACTCCCGAGGGTGTAGCTATACGTCTGCGATCCAAGTCCCTTTGTTCTTTGATCGGGGTTGGGTCAAAAAAAATGACGCCAGTAATTCCTTTAGAATCTCGGACTTACGTTGACAAAAGAAATAATGGGATGCTAGCTTACGAAATTTAAAGGGAAAGTGTGTAAACCTATGGGCGACGTTGAATGATTACGCAAATGAATGTGCGGGGTCTATTATTTGACCCTTATAATAATGCCTACATCGTGATACTTCGTGATGAACAAAATTCTGATATGCTACCAATTTGGGTCGGAAAGTCAGAAGCCAGCGCCATTAGCTTTGCCCTAGAAAGCATCGCTCCCCCAAGACCAATGACTCATGACCTCATGAAAGCGATTCTCGACAACATCGACGCCAAGGTATTAAGCGCCGTCGTCACCGACTTAAAAGACAATACCTATTTTGCCAAAATCCATCTTTGGTACGGCGACTCTGAGTATTCCATCGATTCCCGTCCAAGTGATGCCATCGCCCTTGCCCTTCGTGCGGAAGCGCCAATTTTCACCACGGAAGAGGTCCTCCGGAAACAAAATTCCGAAGAACTTGAACGGTGGCTTGAAAATCTCAAACCCGAAGATTTTGGAAAATCCGAAACATAATGAGCGTTGAACAAAATACTGATCTTGTCCCGCTGAAGGTTCATGGGGTCTTGGTTGATCCCAACACTGATACTCAAATCGTGGTATTGCGCGATGAGACGAATGCCGATGTATTGCCGATTTGGGTGGGAACAGCAGAAGGAACGTCAATTCGATTGGCCCTGGAAGGGATTGTTCCGCCACGTCCCATGAGTCACGATCTTATCACCAGCCTGACAGATCATCTCGGAATGACCATAAGCCATATTGTGGTCACCGATGTGAAAAATAACACCTATTTTGCCACTGTACATTTGCTATCCAATGGGTTAGAAAGAACGGTAGACGCGAGGCCGAGTGATGCCATCGCTATTGCATTACGGGCCAAAAGTCCGATTTACGTCACCCAGGATGTATTAAAACGCCGGGGTGGAGACAATCTAGATGCCTGGCTTGCCAAACTAGACCCTCAACAATTTGGGCAGACTGAAGTTTAGATGATTTTTTCAAGCACTCGAATGGAGAAGCACTAATGCGTACCTTTCAAGCGAAGCCTCTCGAAGTCACTCGGCGGTGGCATATTCTGGATGCCAAAGGCGCCACCCTTGGACGATTGGCTACCCAGGCAGCCACGCTGCTCCGAGGCAAACACAAACCCACTTTCACTCCCAATGTTGATACGGGTGATCATGTGATAGTCGTCAATGCCAAGGAAGTCCGGTTAACTGGGAAAAAAATGAAAACCAAGACCTACTATAATCATTCAGGCTACCCGGGAGGACTAAAGTCCATTTCGGCTGAACGCCTCATGGTTAAAAAACCTACTGAAGTCGTTAATAAAGCCATTCGGGGGATGCTTCCTAAAACACCCTTAGGCAAGCAGATGGCCAGAAAACTCCGTATCTACGCTGGATCCGACCATCCCCATTCGGCACAAAACCCTGAGCCGTGGTCTTGATTCAGAACCCGCAAAACCTGCAAACCGAGATTCATCAACTTTAGAAAGGCAGATGCATGGCAAGTCAGCGTCAATATGCAACGGGAAAACGAAAGTATGCAATTGCTCGAGCTTGGCTAGAACCAGGTCAGGGCGGAATTACGGTCAATGGTCGAAGTCTGGAACATTACTTCACGCTTGGCCCCCATCGTGTTCGGGTTGAATCACCCCTAGAAAAAACCCATACGCTTGGGCAGTTTCAAATCCGTGCCTCGGTTCGTGGCGGTGGCGTTTCTGGACAAGCTGGAGCGTTGCGTCATGCTATTGCAAAAGCCCTCATTCAGGCCAACCCCGAATTTCGGACTCCCCTAAAGAAAGAGGGTATGCTGACTCGCGATCCTAGAGTCAAGGAGAGAAAGAAATACGGGCAAAAAGGCGCACGAGCCCTATTCCAATATTCCAAACGCTAAGTTTGCTCAGGCTGTACACTTTTCACAAAAAGGGAAGGCCATATGGTCTTCCCTTTTTTCATTCACCAGTTTCCCAGGGATAACGTTCCACGCTTATGGCAAAATCACGAATTAACATCGCCGTTCTCGGAGGTAGTGGGTATACCGGGGGGGAACTTCTTCGACTACTGGCGCAACATCCATACGTTAAGGTCAAAATTGTCACGGGAGACAAAGCCGTAGGGCTCCCCGTTTCTTCCCACTTTCCCAACCTTGAAACCTTTTGTTCACTCGTGTTTCAGCCTATGGATCTGCCAAAGGTTACACAATCCGCCGATCTCGTGTTCATGGCCTTACCTCACACGAAATCGATTGAACCCGTCGCGCATTGTATCAAGGCCAAAAAGCGAGTCATTGATTTAAGCGCAGATTATCGATTATGCGAGCAGAAAACGTATGAAAAATGGTACGGGGTCTCTCATTCTTCGCCCCATCTCTTGCGACAATCCGTCTATGGTATGCCAGAACTCCATCGCACCAAAATATCACGCACCAAGCTTGTGGCCGTTCCCGGATGCTACCCCACAGCAGCCATTCTTCAATTGGCACCTCTTCTGTCAAAACGAATCCTTAAACCGGATTCCATTGTCATCGATGCCAAATCAGGGATCTCGGGAGCTGGCCGGAGTCCAGCCCTACCTTATCATTTTCCGGAAGCCCACGATTCCATGACCGCTTATAAAATTGGGCAACATCGCCACACCCCGGAAATCGAACAAGAGCTCAATAATGTCTATGGAAAAACATCTGTTCGAGCCAAAGGGCGAGCCAAACCATTAACCGTTATGTTCACTCCCCACCTCACGCCTATGAATCGAGGAATCCTCAGCACCGCCTATGGAAAAATGACCAAACCCATCACCACCAAAGCACTCCAGGATTTGTATCGCCGATTCTATCGAAATGAACGATTTATTCGAATTCGAGAGGAATCCACCCAAGTCAGTCCAAACCAGGTGCGTGGATCAAACTTTTGCGACATCGCGATTTTGGCAGACTCCCGCACCGGCAATATTATTACCGTAGCGGCAATAGACAATCTCGTAAAAGGCGCTGCAGGCCAAGCGATTCAATCGATGAATCTTATGATGGGATATCCTGAAGACACCGGGTTGACTTCACCAGGGATTTTCCCGTAGCACATTCTCCCATTCCCCGAACATCAGACAATCAGGGCTTGTAAAAAAATGCAAAAAACCTTATCGATCAAAAACATTAAAGGCGGGGTCACCGCACCAAAGGGCTTTACCGCGGTAGGTATCCATGCAGGGATAAAACCACGTTCCGCCTTAGACCTTGCATTAGTTCTATCGGAACGAGCAGGCCCAATCGCAGGGGTGTTTACGAAAAATCAAATCTTGGCCGCTTCGGTTGTCGTCAACAAACAGCTTCTTAAAAAGCGTATGGGGCAGGCCATCGTCGTCAATAGCGGCAATGCAAACGCTTGTACAGGCACACAAGGAATGACCAATGCCAAAGAAGTTCAAACCTTAACGGCACGACATCTTGGGATCCCGAAATCAACAGTTTTTATTGGTTCAACCGGTGTGATTGGACGAGCACTTCCCATGCCAATATTACGCAACGCGATTCCCCATCTGGTAAAACAAGTCCGACGCTCCGGACATACGAAGGCGGCCAAAGCCATTATGACCACCGACACAAAATCCAAAGAATTTGCCTGCCAAGCAAAAATTGGCAAGCATGTAATTACCGTCGGCGGAATGGCGAAAGGGTCGGGGATGATTCATCCCAATATGGCCACCATGTTAGCCTACCTCACAACCGATGCCGCGATCACGCCGCAGGCCCTCCAGCGTGGACTCACCGAAGCCGTAGATCTTTCGTTTAATGCCATTTCTGTGGATGGCGATAGCAGCACCAATGATACCGTGCTTTGTCTCGCTAATGGCCTTGCCAACAACCCCGTGATTACCCATGGAACCTCCGAGTGGCACGCTTTCGCCAGCCTAATCCAGCGTGCCTGCGAATCCTTAGCCCTTCAAATTTGCCGGGATGGCGAAGGAGCCACGAAACTGGTCACCATTATTGTGGAAGGCACGCAATCCAACCCCCAAGCTAAACAAATTGCTCAGACCATTGCGACTTCCATGCTCGTCAAAACCGCATTGTTTGGCGAAGACCCGAATTGGGGCCGTATCATTGCGGCCATTGGTCGGGCCGGCGTCCCTCTGGACCCTAACAATATTACTCTAATGTTTGATGAAATCATTGTTGTTCAGGGAGGACAACGGGTCAGCGACCAAGCCGATGCACGTGCCCAAAAGGTCATGCGTAAAAAAGAATTGACACTTTGGGTCTCGATTGGAAAGGGAGCGGGCCGTCATCGCCTGTGGACCACCGACCTTTCCTACGAATATGTCAAAATTAACGCCTCTTACACTACTTAAGTATTTTTTCTCACCAAAGACTTTTCCCCTCAAAATTTCACCTGAGACCTGAGGATAAACGGGCCAGACCGATACGCCTACCTCGTACCCTATTTCTGCCACGCCTCGACCTGGAAAAATCTTAAAAAGTATGACTTGGATCACATCAATTTTGACAGTCTACGAATAGAATCGTGCACTTTCGCTGAAGTGCAATCCTTGGAAACATTATGTTGCGAGTGTGGAACCAGATTGCAAAACTCTCGATTTTTGTTCGTCTCACCCTGGGATACCTGACCATCATGACTTTGGTAATTGGAGTCAACTGGTTCATATTAAGCCAACTGCGCACATTATCGGAATTAGGCACGGAATTAGTCTCCTACCACTATCCAACGGTAGAGACAGCCAAACGCCTGATTACGAGTTTGCTCGTTCAACTGAAAAGCGACAAGCAATACCTCGTATTGCGAGATACGAGTCTTTTAAAAGAATTTCTACAGGAAGCCGGCCAATTTAAAAAAACCTTAATTTCCCTGGTCGAACAGGATCCTTCCAAAGAAGGCCAAGCCCTGCTTCAACAAATCCAACTGGCCCATGACCAATTCCAGACCTTATTTCTGAGCGAGGGAGTAGAGCGCGGGGGCCGATTCACTAAAAACTTGGCCCAATATGAAAGAAACCGAGACGCCCTCATCGATTCTATGACGGCTTCCACCCAATCCTACATCGCGCTACATGAACAGCAGATCAGCACAGTACTCAGCGACTCTCATAAACGAGCCAAGCAGGCAGAAAACATTACGCGTCAATTAATGGTCACCGGCGTGCTGTTTGGAATGGGCTTAGCGGGAATTGCCACCTTCAGTATTTTACGACCCTTACGACGAGTCCAAAGACAAATTCGCGAAATTGGACGAGGTGATTTTTCGGCCTCCGTTCAGGGAGAAGTCCCTCAAGAACTGAGAGAGTTAGTCGGTACAGTGAATTGGATGGGAACCCAATTGCAGGAACTTGATCAGATGAAAACGGAATTTCTGGCGAATATTTCTCATGAACTGCGTACTCCGCTCACGTCAATCAGAGAAGGAACTCAGCTTCTCTTGGACCAGGTCCCCGGCCCTTTGACTCCAGAACAGCATCAAACGCTCTCCATCCTGCTCGATAGCACTCAACGCCTAAACCAACTGATCGCCACGTTGCTGGATCTTTCTAAAATGGAAGCCAATATGATGGCATATTCATTTACCCCAACATTGTTGACCCAACTCGTTCAGCAAACCGTAGACAAAGTACAATTTCTCGCCGAGCGAAAACAAATTTCCCTCAGTATTGATAACCAGCTCCCTCCCAATCATAGCTTGTCACTCGACAGCATTCGGATTGAACAGGCGTTGGAAAACTTACTGTCTAATGCCTTGAAATTTAGCCCAAACGGATCACCTATACTGGTTACACTTCGGCATGAGTCTGCCTCACATCTCACCGCTATTAGCGTTCAAGACAAGGGACCCGGGATTCCTCCGGAAGATCTCCCTCATATTTTTGAACGGTTTTACCAAGGAAGAACCCCTGATGGAGGAGCCAGATTTGGAAGTGGAATTGGCCTCGCTTTGGCGAAAAAAGTCGTCGAAGCCCATCAGGGAGAAATTTGGATTGATAGTGCCCTAGGAAAAGGCACCATCGTGCAAATCACGCTTCCAGCTGAAACAGTGGAGGAAAAGGTTCATGCCTCATAAACTTTCCCCCATCCCTTTTACGATTCAAGAGGTCTTCCTGACCATTATAATCTTGATAGGAGGAACCGGGTGTCAAGAATTTCCACCCTATACGCTCAACACAGATTCTTTTGGCAACCAGGCATCTCTGTCTTCAGCCACCATGCTGACTCCAAACCCCCAAGATACTACATTCCTCCATGGGCTTGAGTCACGCGCGGATAAACAATTGTCCCAATGTCGAAAACCCGAAGATTGCAACCAAGCCCATTTTTTGAAAGCATTAACCACCCTGCATACGAATCAAGAAGCCGCCAGTTACCACTTTCAAAAAGTGGTGGAATCCTCGCCACAACATCGCCTCAGTCAGGCAAGTCGAGTTTGGCTTTGGCTATTAGATGAGATTCGTGCCGCTAAATCTCAGCCAACATCCGCACAAGAGATCAACCGAGAACTCATCCAAGCCTTACTCCAACGAGACCTTGGCCTCCTCGAAAGTCCCTCTCCAGACACATTGATGCCTCCAGACCTGAAAAGTCTCCTCATGGCGAATGATGCCAAAATACAATCCCTAAGTGAGCAAGTTCACGCACTCTCTCAAGAAGTGGCGACCCTTAAATCTGAATCTGCCTCGATACAATCGCTTCAAAAACAATTACAGCAACGCAATAAAAAAGTGACCGAGCTCACCAGCCAACTTGATGCTCTCCGACGGATCGATCAAGAACTCAAAGAAAAAGCACCTCCCACGACTCCATCTGAAACAATTTTGCCTCCAAAGGAGGAACCTCGTGACCACCCCTAAATCCACCTTGGAACGCATTCTTGTCGTAGATGATGATGAAGGTCTCTTGACATTGCTTCGCATGCGCTTGACCTCGTTTGGCTTCGATGTCACCACTTGTTCAAACGGCAAAGCCGCCATTACCCATTTTCAGGATGCACCCTTTGACTTTGCGATTCTAGATGTTCGAATGCCGGACATGAGTGGGCTCACCGTTATGGAAGAATTGCTGCAGCTCCACCCCGCCCTTCCTGTTTTGATCCTCACCGCCCACGGCTGCATTCCTGATGCTGTGGAAGCTATGAAAAAGGGAGCCTATTCATATCTGACCAAACCGTTCGATGATAAGGAACTCCATGCCTGTATTGATAAAGCTTTATCACAAAAGCGCATGACGCAAGAAATTCATCGATTAAAAATGCTGGTAAATGAACTGTATGGCATGGAAAATGTCGTAGCTCGGAGCCCACAAATGCAGGCCATTCTTCAACAAGTCAGCCGGGTTGCCGATACCAATGCCTCAGTCTGCATTGTCGGAGAAACCGGGACCGGCAAAGAAGTCATTGCTCGTGTCCTACACTGCAATAGTTCTCGCGCTTCCGGCCCCTTCGTGGGTGTCAATTGCGCTGCCATCCCGGACTCTTTATTTGAAAGTGAATTGTTTGGGCATACGAAAGGATCTTTTACCGGAGCGTATCAATCCAAGACCGGACTCTTCGAAACTGGACATCGTGGCACCTTATTCCTGGATGAGATTGGGGAAATGCCTCTCGCGCTTCAGGGAAAACTTCTTCGAGCCATTCAGGAACGGGAAGTATTACCCATTGGCGCCCGTCACCCCACGAAAATTGACGTCCGGTTAATTACAGCTACCAATCAAGATTTGAATGTGGCGGTTCAGGAAGGCCGGTTTCGAGAGGACTTATTTTACCGCATCCAGGTGGTCCCTATTGCCTTGCCTCCACTCCGCGAACGAAGGCAAGATATTCCTTCCTTAGCTCAACACTTTCTGAAAAAAAGTGCAGCCCGCGCAAATAAAGCCATTAGAGGATTCGTCCCCGATGCCTTGCAAAAATTAACGGTCTACTCCTGGCCGGGTAATATTCGAGAGCTAGAAAATGTTGTTGAACACGCGGTCATTATGGCCTCACAGGATATGATTACCCCAGACCTGCTACCCATTGTCCGCCATTCTGGTAAAGGGACGCTTGTGCCACTTACAGAAGCAAAGGAATCATTTGAACGAGACTACCTGAAATCATTACTGGAGATTACCGAGGGAAATATCTCACGCGCCTCTCAAATTGCTGGAAGATACCGTTCAGACTTTTACAAACTTTTAAAAAAGTATCACTTGTATCCTGCCAACCAATCTGATTCATCCTCATAATAACGTGAAATAAACAATTTCCTCCCTTGGCCCGTCGATCATTTTCCTGCCCCTAGTAGTACCACAAATAATTTAGCTATATCTCACCACTCCCTTTCTGGGCTTCTGTTGGGTCTCCCACAACTCAGCTTCGTCATTAACCTCTGAGAACCAAGTTCACACTTTACGAACAAGACCAAAAAAAGATAAATCTCTAAAATTAAAAAAAATCCTTACCCCTCTTCCGCAATGGCCGTTTGATACTGTAAAGAATTTCGTCACCCCATCCGACTAATTCCCTATAAAGTAGAAATATTCCGAATAAGACGCACTGCCATTGGGCCCTTGCCCCTAAAGAATTTTTTACCCCACAAAGGCTGTCAAAACATATGAACGTAGGAATTCATCACCAAAAAGGCGGGAAATTAGGGATATTATTAGGAACGGTCCTTTCCACAATTCTCCTCGGTTTGGTCACCGCTTTATATTATGAGATCTTTGTTGGCTTATGGTACGACTGGGACCATGACCCTAACTATTCACATGGGTTTATTGTTCCATTTATGTCCGTATATTTTGTTTATGAACGATGGGGACAACTGCAAAAACTTCCACATCAGCCTCATCTGCTAGGAATTCCCGTCCTGATATTGGGAGTCGCCATGTTAGTGATTGGATCTGTTGGGGCAGAATTATTTGCCCAGCGAGTCTCCTTCATTGTGGTTATTTCAGGGCTGGTCCTACTGATATTCGGAAAACGTATACTCCTGACCCTAAGCCTTCCCCTGGTGTTTCTCCTATTTATGATTCCGCTTCCTGCCATTGTCGTGAATACTATTGCTTTCCCCCTGCAAATTTTTGCCGCTCAAACAGCATCTTTTTGCTTGTTTAACCTGGGAATTCCGGTTCTCCGGGAAGGCAACCTCATTTCTTTAGCTGGGTCGACTCTAGAAGTCGCCGAGGCCTGCAGTGGTCTTCGATCTTTGGTTGCCTTACTCGCATTGGGAACGGTGTATGCCTATTTTTCACAACGACAAATGTGGAAACGTTGGACGCTGGTCTTGCTGTCAATCC
This window encodes:
- the argC gene encoding N-acetyl-gamma-glutamyl-phosphate reductase, giving the protein MAKSRINIAVLGGSGYTGGELLRLLAQHPYVKVKIVTGDKAVGLPVSSHFPNLETFCSLVFQPMDLPKVTQSADLVFMALPHTKSIEPVAHCIKAKKRVIDLSADYRLCEQKTYEKWYGVSHSSPHLLRQSVYGMPELHRTKISRTKLVAVPGCYPTAAILQLAPLLSKRILKPDSIVIDAKSGISGAGRSPALPYHFPEAHDSMTAYKIGQHRHTPEIEQELNNVYGKTSVRAKGRAKPLTVMFTPHLTPMNRGILSTAYGKMTKPITTKALQDLYRRFYRNERFIRIREESTQVSPNQVRGSNFCDIAILADSRTGNIITVAAIDNLVKGAAGQAIQSMNLMMGYPEDTGLTSPGIFP
- the argJ gene encoding bifunctional glutamate N-acetyltransferase/amino-acid acetyltransferase ArgJ codes for the protein MQKTLSIKNIKGGVTAPKGFTAVGIHAGIKPRSALDLALVLSERAGPIAGVFTKNQILAASVVVNKQLLKKRMGQAIVVNSGNANACTGTQGMTNAKEVQTLTARHLGIPKSTVFIGSTGVIGRALPMPILRNAIPHLVKQVRRSGHTKAAKAIMTTDTKSKEFACQAKIGKHVITVGGMAKGSGMIHPNMATMLAYLTTDAAITPQALQRGLTEAVDLSFNAISVDGDSSTNDTVLCLANGLANNPVITHGTSEWHAFASLIQRACESLALQICRDGEGATKLVTIIVEGTQSNPQAKQIAQTIATSMLVKTALFGEDPNWGRIIAAIGRAGVPLDPNNITLMFDEIIVVQGGQRVSDQADARAQKVMRKKELTLWVSIGKGAGRHRLWTTDLSYEYVKINASYTT
- a CDS encoding HAMP domain-containing sensor histidine kinase, whose amino-acid sequence is MLRVWNQIAKLSIFVRLTLGYLTIMTLVIGVNWFILSQLRTLSELGTELVSYHYPTVETAKRLITSLLVQLKSDKQYLVLRDTSLLKEFLQEAGQFKKTLISLVEQDPSKEGQALLQQIQLAHDQFQTLFLSEGVERGGRFTKNLAQYERNRDALIDSMTASTQSYIALHEQQISTVLSDSHKRAKQAENITRQLMVTGVLFGMGLAGIATFSILRPLRRVQRQIREIGRGDFSASVQGEVPQELRELVGTVNWMGTQLQELDQMKTEFLANISHELRTPLTSIREGTQLLLDQVPGPLTPEQHQTLSILLDSTQRLNQLIATLLDLSKMEANMMAYSFTPTLLTQLVQQTVDKVQFLAERKQISLSIDNQLPPNHSLSLDSIRIEQALENLLSNALKFSPNGSPILVTLRHESASHLTAISVQDKGPGIPPEDLPHIFERFYQGRTPDGGARFGSGIGLALAKKVVEAHQGEIWIDSALGKGTIVQITLPAETVEEKVHAS
- a CDS encoding sigma-54 dependent transcriptional regulator, which produces MTTPKSTLERILVVDDDEGLLTLLRMRLTSFGFDVTTCSNGKAAITHFQDAPFDFAILDVRMPDMSGLTVMEELLQLHPALPVLILTAHGCIPDAVEAMKKGAYSYLTKPFDDKELHACIDKALSQKRMTQEIHRLKMLVNELYGMENVVARSPQMQAILQQVSRVADTNASVCIVGETGTGKEVIARVLHCNSSRASGPFVGVNCAAIPDSLFESELFGHTKGSFTGAYQSKTGLFETGHRGTLFLDEIGEMPLALQGKLLRAIQEREVLPIGARHPTKIDVRLITATNQDLNVAVQEGRFREDLFYRIQVVPIALPPLRERRQDIPSLAQHFLKKSAARANKAIRGFVPDALQKLTVYSWPGNIRELENVVEHAVIMASQDMITPDLLPIVRHSGKGTLVPLTEAKESFERDYLKSLLEITEGNISRASQIAGRYRSDFYKLLKKYHLYPANQSDSSS
- the xrtA gene encoding exosortase A; this translates as MNVGIHHQKGGKLGILLGTVLSTILLGLVTALYYEIFVGLWYDWDHDPNYSHGFIVPFMSVYFVYERWGQLQKLPHQPHLLGIPVLILGVAMLVIGSVGAELFAQRVSFIVVISGLVLLIFGKRILLTLSLPLVFLLFMIPLPAIVVNTIAFPLQIFAAQTASFCLFNLGIPVLREGNLISLAGSTLEVAEACSGLRSLVALLALGTVYAYFSQRQMWKRWTLVLLSIPIAILANAFRVTGTGILANYWGTEAAEGFYHTFEGWIVFVVAFILLLACGTLIGKIGKHSRRQSTMSV